The Streptomyces sp. NBC_01363 region TGCAGTGCACCGGGTGCACGATCTCGTCGAGGAAAGGACCGGGGAGAAGCTGCCCTCGGACTTCGACGCGACGCTGCACTCGCGGATCTTCGCCGCGTTCGAGCAGGAGCTGGAACCGGTGGCGGGGGTCGAGGACGTGCTGGGGAAGCTCGTCGTCGACGGGGTTCCGTACTGTGTCGCGTCCTCCGGCAGCCATGAGCGGATCCGGGTCGGGCATCGCAAGACCGGGCTCGACCAGTGGTTCGAGGAGGAGTGGATCTTCAGCGCGGAGGACGTGGAGCAGGGAAAGCCGGCGCCGGATCTGTTCCTGCTCGCCGCCGAGCGGATGGGGGTTCCTCCCGAGCGGTGCGTCGTCATCGAGGACAGCCCGCTCGGCGTGGAGGCGGCCAGGGCCGCGGGGATGGATGTGTACGGGTTTACGTCGATGATGCCGGCGGACCGGCTCCCCGGGGTGAACGGGCACTTCTCCGACATGGGCCAACTCCGGGAATTGCTCGCCTGATCCATCTACCCACGGGTAGAAACTGGCCTTACGCTCGCGGCCATGACAGATGCTCGTTTGCGGCACGGCAGGGCCTCCCTCGCGCTGAGTTTCTTCGTACAGGGAGTCACCTTCGCGCTGCTGGTGACGCGGATTCCCGCCATTCAGGACCGGTACGGGATATCCGACGGGCTGTTGCCCGTCTTCCTGGCCGCGGTGCCCATCCTGGCCGGGGTGGGCAGTGTGGTCACCGAGAAGGTGGTCGCGCGGGTGCGGCCCAGGGTCGTGCTGCGATGGGCCCAGCCCGTCGTGATGCTCGCGCTGCTCGGTGCCGGGGCCGGGAACGCACTGTGGGAGGCGGCTCTGGCGCTGGGCGTGTTCGGGCTGTCCGTCGGGGCGCTCGACGCCTCCATGAACATGATGGGGGTCAGCCTCCAGCGGGCGTACGGGCGTTCCATCATGCTCGGGTTCCACGCCGCGTACAGCCTGGGCGGGATCGCCGGGGCGTCCATGGCATGGGCCGGGGCGCACTGGGACCTTTCGCTGCTGGTCTCCTACCTGCCGGCGGTCGTCGTGCTGCTGCCCGTCGCGTTCCTCGGGAGCCGGTGGTACGCCGAGGGTGCGTCGGGGGAGTCGCAGGGCAAGGGGGCGGCGGCCTCGGTCTCCTTCAAGTTGCTGATGCCGCTCTGTCTGGTGATGAGCTTCGCGTACATCGGGGACTCGACGGTCTCCAACTGGAGCGCCAAGTATCTGCAGGACGTGCTGGGGAGCTCGGAGCAGCTGTCGACCGTTCCGTACAACGTCTACATGGTGACGACGCTGCTGGGGCGGGCCGTCGGGGACTTCGGGGTGCGGCGGTTCGGGGCGGTGGCCGTGGTGCGGTCCGGGAGCGTGCTGGCCGCTGCCGGGTTCGGGGTGGTGGCGCTGGCCGGTGGGGCGTGGACCGGGATGCTCGGGTTCACCATGCTGGGGCTCGGGCTGTGTGTGATCGTGCCGCAGACGTTCGCCGCTGCCGGGCGGATGTTCCCCGGGGCGAGCGATACGGCCGTCGCGCGGCTGAATGTCTTCAACTACGTGGGATTCCTGGTGGGATCACCGCTGGTGGGGGCGCTCGGGGACGCCTGGAGCTATCGGGGGGCGATGCTCGTGCCGATGGTGCTGGTGCTCGCGACGCTGGTGTACGCCAAGTCGTTCGGCGCGGAGTCCGCCCGATACGGTGGCGGGCATGAGCGGGCGCGCACAGTTGATGTGGGATGACGCAGTAACGGGATACGACTTCGGGGAAAGTCATCCGATGGACCCCGTCA contains the following coding sequences:
- a CDS encoding HAD family phosphatase → MRYELVIFDNDGVLVDSEPISNTILAEYLTELGHPTSYQESLRDYMGAAVHRVHDLVEERTGEKLPSDFDATLHSRIFAAFEQELEPVAGVEDVLGKLVVDGVPYCVASSGSHERIRVGHRKTGLDQWFEEEWIFSAEDVEQGKPAPDLFLLAAERMGVPPERCVVIEDSPLGVEAARAAGMDVYGFTSMMPADRLPGVNGHFSDMGQLRELLA
- a CDS encoding MFS transporter, producing the protein MTDARLRHGRASLALSFFVQGVTFALLVTRIPAIQDRYGISDGLLPVFLAAVPILAGVGSVVTEKVVARVRPRVVLRWAQPVVMLALLGAGAGNALWEAALALGVFGLSVGALDASMNMMGVSLQRAYGRSIMLGFHAAYSLGGIAGASMAWAGAHWDLSLLVSYLPAVVVLLPVAFLGSRWYAEGASGESQGKGAAASVSFKLLMPLCLVMSFAYIGDSTVSNWSAKYLQDVLGSSEQLSTVPYNVYMVTTLLGRAVGDFGVRRFGAVAVVRSGSVLAAAGFGVVALAGGAWTGMLGFTMLGLGLCVIVPQTFAAAGRMFPGASDTAVARLNVFNYVGFLVGSPLVGALGDAWSYRGAMLVPMVLVLATLVYAKSFGAESARYGGGHERARTVDVG